GGAAAGTATAGTATTGAACGTACTGATATGATACTGATCAATAATTCCTGTCGCATTTAAGGCATCTTCAATTTGCCCTCTCAAATCCCGGTAAGATTTATCTATACTTATTTTCCCCAGTTTGTCTACCCCGAACTCTGAAGAAAGCGCATTGGTCAGGCCCTTGAAAAGTGAAATTCTTTCTGTCAGATCAAATCCAAAATCAGATATAACTGCATCTATTGATTTGACTACAAACATCCACCGCAGTGTACTCAAATCATAATCAAATGCCTGATCCAGAAATCTGAGATATGCTTTGCTGTCCAGATAAAAAATTGATTCAATCTGACTGATGTTAGCACTCCCATAACGTTCCAGTTCTCTCACATACGGATCAATCTGAACCCGCCAGATATGACCATTTAACAGCGCATTATCCAGATAGGTATTGACAAGCTGCGAAACTAATGCTATATCATTTGCCCCATTGGTTAAATGAAAACGAATCCTGAGATGCGTTTTCGGATCTTCATAACGCATAAAAAAATATTCGTCTATTAAACCCTGGTTTTGCAATTGATTACACAGCGGATACAATACTTCTTTTAATATTTTATCTGACGTATTTAATCCGCAGTATACTTTATAATAGAGCCATTCTGATCCGAAAGCATAAGATCTTGGTTGTACAGATTCATTATCTGGTTCAATAACAAATCTTTGTGTTTTAATAGCTTTATATGTTTCTTGATGATGCAGTAAGGAAGCCACATATTGATTGGCATATAATTCACCCTGCTCATCTTTAAGGAAATCAGGAGAAACAGGCAGCAGATATTCACGCAGCACGATTTTCTCTTTTTTACCGGCTGTATTTAACAGGGTCTTTACAGATAAAATATTCTCCAGATCTACTAATAATTCATTATCTCCGTCAACAAGTATAATCAGTGCAGGCAAGTTCCATTTTTTTCTAAAATCACTTACTGCAGCAGGCAGCAGATGATCGTCCTGATTATACAAATTATCTAAATCAGTCCTGGACAAACCCCAGGTAGCTGCAAACAAAACTGTATTTTTAAAAGTCAGCCTTGGCAAAAAGGCAAATTCAATAGATAAATTTCCCCAGTTAAAATAAGTGCCTACACATTGTTGCTGTGTTTGTATATCACATAAAAACTCATAAATAGGCAAAGTCCTGAAAGATGAATTATGTGCACTCGTTAACCTTGGAATAATTCTTTTATTTAATCTTTTACTTCTCAAATAGACTATTCCGTCAGTTACAGAGACTAAAATATCATCAAGTAAAATGGTATACTCTTCAGATTTAGAGGATTGTGCCAAATAAGGAATTTCGTACTCATGATAAGAGGGGCGCAGTAATATATTGCCTACTCTATTTTCAGGCAGATGGACAACTTCACAGAAAATAACATCTGGATTAGCATTCGTTTCATGTTCAATGATTGATTCGATAGTCTGATTCATCGCTGCTGAACCATGGCCAAATCTACCAAAGAAATTTCCTGCACTGGGCCCTCCCACTCCTTCAATACTGATATCAAGATTTTCATGTTGAATCTGTCTGAAAACTACAGATGTGGAAGACGGAAATTCACTTAAATAACTTTTGAAGGTGGAAATTTCTTCTGTTTTAATACTTATTTCATATAATCCTGCCTTATTAGCATCCATCAATCTGGAAAAGATCCATCGCTGCAAAGGATCCCAGACAATTTGGTTAACCTGCTCAGAAACTGATGTATGGTTGAGTTTTACATGATCGGTTAAAGGGGAAATATGCTGGTTACTAATTACGCCGTACCCAATGCCTATTTCGGGATCCAAGACATTAAATAAAGGGATTTCCTGGGTATCGTATCGTTCAGCAAATGACCTTGCAAAGGTTGTCATCTTAGTTCTTTTACTTGGATTGCAGATTTTACTTAAAACTTCTACTGCTTCCAAAAGCTGGTTTTGGATAGTACTATCTAAACCACCTTTAATAATTTCTTTTGTTAAATCTGTTTGAAACAACTTGTTTTCATCGAATTCAATTTCCATTGTCCTGATCAGTTCAATAAGCTGATGATACACTTCTACTGAATTATCGACCCTCAAATCTATTTCTTTCAAGACCAGATTAATATCAATTAATTTAGTTAAAACTGATTTTAAGATTGGCGATCGTTTTTCATTGACTATTCTTGAAAAAACATCAATAACCTGATACACATATTCTTTGCCAGTAATCATAGGTTCCAGCTCACTCACCAATAACTGATTATCTATGAGTTCATTGATGTAAGCTTTGGCCGTTCTTTTTTTAACACCTTCTTTTTCGAGTAATGTGACAAGATCCGGAAAACTGCATCCGTTTTTAGCATGTAACATCACAGCTTCAAGATATACTGAGGAATCTGCACTACTTAATTTGTGCTGACGAAGCCCGAAAATATATTCATATTCAGCATATCTGATCTGTTTTCCAACATAGTAATGACTTGAATTGGGAAAGTATTTCAAATTAGTCCTTATTGTGTCTTTTTTGCCTAATTCCGCAATCAGATCACAAAGATATTGCATGTCCAAACGAGTCTTCCTTTCTGATTCTCCGAGGACTATCGTTTCTGCTTTATCTGTCCAGGAGACAGTTGCACAGCCGGAGAAAAGGCCAAATGGAGTACTTCTTGTACTCATTCTAAGATAATACTTTGTCAGTGATTGTATGATTTTAATTCTTTTAGGATCGGAAAGTGCTAATCCGGGCAATAGTTCTGCCTGTTGATGGAGCACAGGAGAAGCCAGATATAATGCTTCCATAAAAGATCTATTATTAATCAGCCCGGCCGCTTCCTGCTCAGTTGTTCCGGAAATGAAAGGTAGAGCCGGAGTCCTCAGAACGACATTATTTGCGAAAGAAAAATTAGATTTTGAAATCATATAAATAAAAATTTAGACCAGGTTAAATTTTCAGGATAAAGAGATGAAAGCAATACCAGGCCAGTACCAACTACTCCATCCAATAAAGAGTTGATGTTTTCTTTCGTATTAAGATTTTGATCTAGCTCTCTGTTAGCCAATACCAGAGTTTCGGCAATCCAGAACTCGTATGCTTTCAGGTAATTATCTTCTTGAGATTGTGTATAAAGATTTAAATAAAGGTAGGCAAGCCCTGAAGATCCGTGGCAGAAAGCGCTATCCCTGACCCCGGTTGAAATTTCATTCTTCCTGCTTAAAGTTGCCATTCCGAAGATATGTCCATAATCAACATATTCCTTTTTGTCCAGTATCCGGCCAGCTTTATAAAATAACATGACCTGATTTAAATCACCATAACACCAGGCAAGTCTGTTACTTAAAGTATACTCCTGTGTGATACGATCATAACCAAGCGGAAAAAATGAATAATGCCCATGCTCAGCCTCCATGTTAATTTTTGACTGAAGGACATATTGTATACATTTTATAATAGCTGAATATAAGCCACTGATACTTTTGTTTTTTTCATAGACATCTAACAGAACACTTAACATCCCTGACATACCATGTGCTAATCCAAAATCAAAATTTTCTTTTTGACGATCAGGAAACGAA
This portion of the Pedobacter lusitanus genome encodes:
- a CDS encoding lanthionine synthetase LanC family protein — its product is MNTVNSIHKLLERNQSADLSLVNGKLGVLVFYSYSFLNNTGGIDKDKIEELFNEIVTAYFTEDEIDLSYAGGITGLLSVISHFKSEEKLDFFQSIVVNEIHEPIFIQAKKWIDCDFIDNLYGTIGILHYFSQSDDTSTEVYINELTELLISKAINIDFNRVAFINSFPDRQKENFDFGLAHGMSGMLSVLLDVYEKNKSISGLYSAIIKCIQYVLQSKINMEAEHGHYSFFPLGYDRITQEYTLSNRLAWCYGDLNQVMLFYKAGRILDKKEYVDYGHIFGMATLSRKNEISTGVRDSAFCHGSSGLAYLYLNLYTQSQEDNYLKAYEFWIAETLVLANRELDQNLNTKENINSLLDGVVGTGLVLLSSLYPENLTWSKFLFI
- a CDS encoding lantibiotic dehydratase — encoded protein: MISKSNFSFANNVVLRTPALPFISGTTEQEAAGLINNRSFMEALYLASPVLHQQAELLPGLALSDPKRIKIIQSLTKYYLRMSTRSTPFGLFSGCATVSWTDKAETIVLGESERKTRLDMQYLCDLIAELGKKDTIRTNLKYFPNSSHYYVGKQIRYAEYEYIFGLRQHKLSSADSSVYLEAVMLHAKNGCSFPDLVTLLEKEGVKKRTAKAYINELIDNQLLVSELEPMITGKEYVYQVIDVFSRIVNEKRSPILKSVLTKLIDINLVLKEIDLRVDNSVEVYHQLIELIRTMEIEFDENKLFQTDLTKEIIKGGLDSTIQNQLLEAVEVLSKICNPSKRTKMTTFARSFAERYDTQEIPLFNVLDPEIGIGYGVISNQHISPLTDHVKLNHTSVSEQVNQIVWDPLQRWIFSRLMDANKAGLYEISIKTEEISTFKSYLSEFPSSTSVVFRQIQHENLDISIEGVGGPSAGNFFGRFGHGSAAMNQTIESIIEHETNANPDVIFCEVVHLPENRVGNILLRPSYHEYEIPYLAQSSKSEEYTILLDDILVSVTDGIVYLRSKRLNKRIIPRLTSAHNSSFRTLPIYEFLCDIQTQQQCVGTYFNWGNLSIEFAFLPRLTFKNTVLFAATWGLSRTDLDNLYNQDDHLLPAAVSDFRKKWNLPALIILVDGDNELLVDLENILSVKTLLNTAGKKEKIVLREYLLPVSPDFLKDEQGELYANQYVASLLHHQETYKAIKTQRFVIEPDNESVQPRSYAFGSEWLYYKVYCGLNTSDKILKEVLYPLCNQLQNQGLIDEYFFMRYEDPKTHLRIRFHLTNGANDIALVSQLVNTYLDNALLNGHIWRVQIDPYVRELERYGSANISQIESIFYLDSKAYLRFLDQAFDYDLSTLRWMFVVKSIDAVISDFGFDLTERISLFKGLTNALSSEFGVDKLGKISIDKSYRDLRGQIEDALNATGIIDQYHISTFNTILSRRSKLIAPFVTHLKAVNTREQIDNIVVSIIHMIVNRGINANTRKNEVVIYNHLLKAYITRNAIDKKVSQV